The following proteins are encoded in a genomic region of Liolophura sinensis isolate JHLJ2023 chromosome 5, CUHK_Ljap_v2, whole genome shotgun sequence:
- the LOC135465919 gene encoding uncharacterized protein LOC135465919 yields the protein MHYFTLSAVVLYLLVSVSAQLQAELPWAQPFIPVKPCAPSCSAIRTARATTEDVEAALRQNPDIQAKIAELDAENKADEKSSILPVSYKCPCSNCKAVKQQLYSCDNCRIIWPRGGVTNVACSRPNSYCRLGCGCPGRCNAYGRRSQIVVLYCPGLKPIPFVIKRITLCTNCCCQFNYWWKG from the exons TTGTCTGCCGTGGTTCTTTACCTGTTGGTGTCCGTCTCTGCCCAGCTGCAGGCGGAACTGCCCTGGGCCCAACCCTTTATCCCAGTCAAACCTTGCGCGCCGTCATGTAGCGCTATCCGTACTGCCAGAGCCACCAC CGAGGATGTTGAGGCGGCCTTGAGACAAAACCCAGATATCCAGGCCAAAATCGCCGAGTTAGATGCTGAGAACAAGGCCGACGAAAAGTCAAGTATTCTGCCAGTCTCCTATAA ATGCCCTTGCTCAAATTGCAAGGCTGTGAAACAACAGCTGTACAGCTGTGATAACTGTCGCATCATCTGGCCGCGAGGAGGCGTGACGAACGTAGCCTGCAG CCGCCCCAACTCGTACTGCCGCCTAGGATGTGGTTGTCCGGGCCGGTGTAACGCTTACGGACGTCGCTCACAGATCGTCGTGCTTTACTGTCCAGGGCTTAAACCAATCCCATTCGTCATCAAGCGTATAACTCTGTGTACTAACTGCTGTTGTCAGTTCAACTACTGGTGGAAGGGGTAA